In a genomic window of Gloeocapsopsis dulcis:
- a CDS encoding PAS domain S-box protein, whose protein sequence is MSFPPSQKTIASTEEITQIDTHNNHDCVITNFQPATIKILLIEDNSGDARLVRKLLAEATISKCRLTHVERLSEALQHLKEDNFDVILLDLSLPGGHELDNVIQLHAIAPNVPLVVLTGFDDEALAIRSVREGAQDYLVKGYMDSNLLVRAIRHAIERHQLLANLEQRTQELQARETNFRNVIATNMDGMIIIDSYGVVRFVNPATEALFNCKAEELLNKSFGFPVMAGETRDFCIIRQGRESAVVEMRVTETSWEGECAYLASIRDITEQKRAEESFRLNERAMAAASNGIVIVDPRQPDSPIIYCNPAFERMTGYSQDEVLGYNCRFLQGPDTDPTALAEIRCALHEERECRVILKNYRKDGTPFWNELAIAPVQDANGQLTHFIGVQSDITERKRAEEAVLRAKVAEAAKLALETEITERKQVEIALRESEERYRSVVDNVKEVIFQTNTAGIWTFLNPAWQDITGFTVEASIGKYFANYIHPSDRQHQIDLFQSLITEQQECYRQEVRYLNHNGSFRWIEVYARLTQDSEGNVIGTSGTLNDITKRKRAEEDIRSALEKAKELNELKSRFITITSHEFRTPLATILSSTELVRKYSHKLSEEKKLLHLERIQIAVKNMTQLLDDVLLIGKAEAGKLDFNPKPLALTQFCRDLVEEMQLTAGSQHAIAFVNQNCDTHIFCMDEKLLRHILGNLLSNAIKYSPAGGTILLELIYQQEAVIFHVRDEGIGIPEADQAKLFDLFHRASNVGTISGTGLGLAIVKKAVDFHGGKITIASKIGIGTTFTVKFPLNDRIKTND, encoded by the coding sequence ATGAGCTTCCCTCCCAGCCAAAAAACTATTGCTAGCACTGAAGAGATTACACAAATAGATACCCATAACAACCATGATTGTGTAATTACTAATTTTCAACCTGCGACTATCAAAATTCTACTAATAGAAGACAATTCAGGAGATGCTAGATTAGTACGCAAACTCTTAGCTGAAGCAACTATTAGTAAGTGTCGTCTAACTCATGTTGAGCGATTGAGTGAGGCATTGCAGCATCTTAAAGAAGATAATTTTGACGTAATCCTGCTTGATTTATCTTTACCAGGTGGACACGAACTCGACAATGTTATTCAGCTGCACGCGATCGCGCCAAATGTACCACTTGTAGTGCTCACTGGTTTTGATGATGAAGCACTTGCAATTCGCTCTGTGAGAGAGGGTGCACAAGATTATTTAGTTAAGGGATACATGGATAGCAACTTATTAGTACGTGCTATTCGCCATGCGATCGAACGACACCAGCTATTAGCCAATCTCGAACAGCGCACGCAAGAGTTACAGGCTCGCGAAACAAATTTCCGTAACGTCATAGCAACAAATATGGATGGCATGATCATCATAGATAGTTATGGAGTTGTGCGTTTCGTTAACCCTGCTACAGAAGCTCTCTTTAATTGCAAAGCAGAAGAACTCTTGAATAAATCATTTGGCTTTCCTGTAATGGCAGGGGAAACAAGAGATTTTTGCATTATCCGCCAAGGTAGAGAATCTGCTGTGGTGGAAATGCGCGTCACAGAAACAAGCTGGGAGGGAGAGTGTGCGTATCTTGCCTCAATCCGCGATATTACCGAACAAAAGCGAGCGGAAGAATCGTTCCGGTTAAATGAGCGTGCCATGGCGGCAGCAAGTAATGGCATTGTGATTGTCGATCCCAGGCAACCAGATAGTCCGATTATTTATTGCAATCCAGCATTTGAGCGGATGACGGGTTATTCACAGGATGAAGTGCTAGGATACAATTGCCGCTTTTTGCAAGGTCCTGATACCGATCCTACCGCATTAGCAGAAATTCGTTGTGCGCTGCATGAAGAGCGCGAATGTCGAGTCATCTTAAAAAATTACCGCAAAGATGGAACGCCGTTTTGGAACGAACTCGCGATCGCTCCAGTACAAGACGCAAATGGTCAACTAACTCACTTTATTGGAGTACAATCTGATATCACCGAGCGCAAGCGGGCAGAAGAGGCGGTACTTCGTGCTAAGGTAGCTGAGGCAGCAAAACTTGCACTGGAAACAGAAATTACTGAGCGTAAGCAGGTAGAAATCGCCTTACGCGAAAGTGAAGAGCGATATCGATCTGTTGTCGATAATGTCAAAGAAGTTATTTTTCAGACAAATACAGCAGGAATCTGGACGTTTCTTAATCCTGCATGGCAAGACATTACGGGCTTTACAGTAGAAGCGAGCATCGGTAAGTATTTTGCCAACTATATTCACCCTAGCGATCGCCAACATCAAATCGATCTGTTTCAGTCACTTATAACTGAGCAACAAGAGTGCTATCGACAAGAAGTTCGTTATTTAAATCATAATGGGAGCTTTCGCTGGATTGAAGTTTATGCGCGCTTAACGCAGGATAGCGAAGGTAACGTTATCGGGACTTCGGGCACGCTCAATGACATCACTAAGCGTAAACGAGCCGAAGAAGACATTCGTAGTGCCTTAGAAAAAGCCAAAGAACTCAACGAACTCAAGTCACGCTTCATTACTATAACTTCCCATGAGTTCCGTACTCCGTTAGCGACAATTTTATCTTCTACCGAACTTGTACGGAAGTACAGCCATAAATTGAGCGAGGAGAAAAAACTTTTACATCTAGAGCGCATTCAAATCGCAGTTAAAAATATGACTCAGCTGCTAGACGATGTTTTGTTGATTGGCAAAGCAGAAGCAGGGAAACTCGATTTCAATCCGAAACCGCTAGCGCTGACACAATTTTGCCGTGACTTGGTGGAAGAGATGCAGCTAACTGCAGGTAGTCAACACGCGATCGCTTTCGTTAACCAGAATTGTGACACGCACATTTTTTGCATGGATGAAAAGTTACTGCGGCACATTCTAGGCAATTTACTCTCTAATGCAATTAAATATTCTCCTGCAGGCGGCACAATTTTGCTGGAACTGATTTACCAGCAAGAAGCAGTCATTTTTCACGTTCGAGACGAAGGCATTGGCATTCCAGAAGCAGATCAAGCCAAACTATTTGATTTATTTCATCGCGCTAGCAATGTTGGCACAATTTCGGGTACAGGGCTGGGACTTGCAATTGTCAAAAAGGCTGTAGACTTCCATGGCGGTAAGATTACTATCGCTAGCAAAATCGGCATTGGTACAACATTCACAGTTAAGTTTCCCCTCAATGACAGAATAAAAACAAATGACTAA
- a CDS encoding EAL domain-containing response regulator: MTKILVIEDEAILRANTIQILEFEDFQTIEAENGLIGVQLAQKELPDLIICDIMMRGIDGYTVLAMLRQNPLTATIPFIFTTAKASKSDLRRGMELGADDYLTKPFTADELLNAIATRLEKQATIIQQYTTKLKQVEEKLNYLVHYDSLTNLPNQLLLQDRLNALLTQANNHKIIVPILLLGLAQFEQINSTLGHEIGNLLLKAVAERLIACLGKESMVARLHTEQFAIALPSVKLQEFTNIAQSILDSLSKSFILNKHEVFITTNIGIALYPVDGKDINTLIENAKVAMQFSKKKEVNSYQFYTSKMNAYLSKQIALDNSLHHALEREEFQVYYQPQVDLRTGKIVGAEALLRWQHPEQGLVSPVKFIPIAEENGLIVPIGEWILMAACRQTKIWQTNCLPNLRISVNLSARQFGQHNLSQRLVHILEETGLEPKYLELELTESIFIKNTEATTRMLNELQTLGVEIAIDDFGTGYSSLSYLKQFPVDTIKIDKCFVDSVVTDSKTAKIVTAIIQMAHDLNMKTIAEGVETKAEFSFLRQRQCDEFQGYFFSRPLTATEFEQLLNRENYCKSYIRE, translated from the coding sequence ATGACTAAAATTCTTGTGATTGAAGACGAGGCTATACTACGAGCCAACACCATACAAATTTTAGAGTTTGAAGATTTTCAGACTATTGAGGCAGAAAATGGTTTGATTGGCGTGCAGCTAGCTCAAAAAGAGCTACCTGATTTGATTATCTGTGACATCATGATGCGTGGAATTGATGGCTATACGGTACTAGCAATGTTACGTCAAAACCCACTGACTGCTACTATTCCATTTATTTTTACGACAGCTAAGGCGAGTAAATCTGATCTGCGTCGCGGCATGGAACTTGGAGCAGATGATTATCTCACTAAACCCTTTACCGCCGACGAATTACTCAATGCGATCGCCACTCGTTTAGAAAAACAAGCAACGATTATCCAACAATACACTACCAAACTCAAGCAAGTTGAAGAAAAACTCAATTACTTGGTTCACTATGACAGTTTGACAAACCTTCCTAATCAACTTCTGCTTCAAGATCGGCTCAACGCATTATTAACTCAAGCAAACAATCATAAAATAATAGTCCCAATTTTATTGCTGGGCTTGGCACAGTTTGAACAAATTAATAGCACATTAGGACACGAAATCGGTAATTTATTACTCAAAGCTGTGGCTGAGCGGTTGATTGCTTGCCTTGGTAAAGAAAGTATGGTAGCTCGTTTACATACAGAGCAATTTGCGATCGCCCTACCATCAGTAAAGCTACAAGAATTTACTAATATAGCTCAATCTATTTTAGATAGCTTATCAAAATCCTTTATTTTAAATAAACACGAAGTCTTTATTACGACTAATATTGGTATTGCTCTCTATCCGGTTGATGGAAAAGACATCAATACTCTAATTGAAAATGCCAAGGTGGCAATGCAGTTTTCCAAGAAAAAAGAGGTAAATAGCTATCAGTTTTACACAAGCAAAATGAATGCCTATTTATCTAAACAAATCGCGTTAGATAATAGCTTGCATCACGCTTTAGAACGAGAAGAGTTTCAAGTTTACTATCAGCCTCAAGTTGATTTAAGAACTGGAAAAATTGTTGGTGCAGAGGCCTTATTGCGTTGGCAACATCCAGAACAAGGGCTAGTTTCTCCAGTTAAGTTTATTCCAATAGCAGAAGAAAACGGCTTAATTGTTCCCATCGGTGAATGGATATTAATGGCAGCTTGTAGACAAACTAAAATTTGGCAAACTAACTGTCTTCCAAATCTCCGCATATCTGTCAACTTATCAGCACGTCAATTTGGTCAGCATAATCTTAGTCAACGTTTAGTTCATATATTAGAAGAAACTGGTCTTGAGCCTAAATATCTAGAATTAGAGCTGACTGAAAGTATCTTCATAAAAAATACAGAAGCAACAACTAGAATGTTAAATGAGCTACAAACTTTAGGAGTTGAAATAGCAATTGATGATTTTGGTACAGGTTATTCGTCTTTAAGCTATTTAAAGCAATTTCCAGTTGACACAATTAAGATTGATAAATGTTTTGTTGATAGCGTTGTAACTGATTCAAAAACAGCGAAGATCGTCACAGCAATTATCCAAATGGCACACGATCTTAATATGAAAACAATTGCGGAAGGTGTAGAAACAAAAGCTGAATTCTCATTTCTACGTCAAAGGCAGTGTGATGAGTTCCAAGGCTATTTTTTCAGCCGACCTTTAACAGCTACAGAGTTTGAACAGCTACTTAATCGGGAAAATTATTGCAAATCTTATATACGTGAATAG
- a CDS encoding DUF3153 domain-containing protein translates to MSAILTTHKTRSMRTVLRFLARWRLLWIILLSSLLLSGCVQYQAGINFDSPNHGEIVQHIKLGDRLMTFSGDSATEWLNSIERRARKLDGKVKRISSEELTVTIPFNNGAELESKFNEFFHPAAKTNTEVAQPSEIPVVNSQLKLSQNNFIFLLRNRLIYELDLRSLSLVSTNGNVLVNPNEILDLEFRLNTPWGARSVETDENAVPPEIAEKQLIWTLKPGELNHLEAIFWLPNPLGIGSFIIILFITAGIYLRYNFMPDPTLSSPKTVVPES, encoded by the coding sequence ATGTCCGCAATTTTGACAACGCATAAAACTCGCTCTATGCGTACTGTACTCCGATTTCTAGCACGATGGCGGCTATTATGGATTATTCTTTTGTCATCGCTGCTGCTTTCAGGATGCGTGCAGTATCAAGCTGGCATAAACTTTGATAGCCCCAATCATGGCGAAATTGTCCAGCATATTAAGCTAGGCGATCGCTTGATGACTTTCAGTGGAGATTCGGCGACAGAATGGTTAAATAGCATCGAACGTCGCGCTCGTAAACTCGATGGCAAAGTCAAGCGCATCTCTAGTGAAGAACTCACCGTCACCATTCCTTTTAACAACGGTGCAGAACTTGAATCTAAGTTTAATGAATTCTTTCACCCAGCAGCTAAAACAAATACAGAGGTTGCTCAACCATCTGAAATCCCAGTAGTGAACTCGCAGCTCAAGCTTAGCCAAAACAACTTTATCTTTTTATTGAGAAATCGCCTCATTTATGAATTAGATTTGCGATCGCTTTCTTTGGTTTCAACTAACGGCAACGTCCTTGTCAATCCTAACGAAATCCTTGATTTAGAGTTTCGCTTAAATACTCCTTGGGGCGCAAGAAGCGTCGAAACTGACGAGAACGCTGTACCGCCTGAAATTGCAGAAAAACAACTCATATGGACACTTAAGCCAGGCGAACTCAATCACCTCGAAGCCATTTTCTGGCTACCCAACCCATTAGGAATTGGCAGTTTCATCATCATCTTATTCATCACAGCAGGAATTTATTTACGCTACAATTTCATGCCCGATCCCACACTTTCATCACCCAAAACAGTAGTCCCCGAAAGCTAA
- a CDS encoding thioesterase II family protein, producing the protein MTNFVTYLQPNPLADIRLFCFPYAGGGTLSFRSWVNNLPKNLEVCAIELPGRGKQIKSPPFTQLEPLVQAIAANILPQLDKPFAFFGHSMGAIVSFELTRLLRKNYGIEPLHLFVSGRRAPQISVQKSFIHTLPEPEFLAKLRHLNGTPEAVLANAELMEMLSPIIRADFAVIETYVYAEDSPLNCPITAFGGLQDPEASFTELEAWRQQTNATFSLQMLPGNHFFLHSAENLLLYSISRALCLSNK; encoded by the coding sequence ATGACTAACTTCGTTACCTATCTCCAACCCAATCCCCTTGCTGATATACGACTTTTTTGCTTTCCTTATGCTGGAGGAGGAACATTAAGCTTTCGTTCTTGGGTAAACAACTTACCTAAAAATCTTGAAGTCTGTGCGATTGAACTTCCAGGGCGAGGAAAGCAGATCAAATCGCCGCCGTTCACTCAGCTAGAACCACTTGTGCAAGCGATCGCTGCCAACATTCTACCGCAGCTAGACAAGCCTTTCGCATTTTTCGGTCATAGTATGGGAGCGATCGTCAGCTTTGAACTAACGCGCTTGCTGCGCAAGAATTATGGCATAGAACCTTTACATCTATTTGTTTCTGGCCGTCGCGCCCCGCAAATTTCTGTTCAAAAATCATTTATCCACACTTTACCAGAACCAGAGTTTCTCGCTAAACTCCGCCACCTCAATGGTACTCCTGAAGCGGTACTAGCTAATGCCGAATTAATGGAAATGCTATCACCAATAATACGTGCAGACTTTGCAGTAATTGAAACCTATGTCTACGCAGAAGACTCGCCATTAAACTGCCCAATTACAGCATTTGGTGGTTTACAAGATCCAGAAGCAAGTTTTACTGAACTTGAGGCTTGGCGACAACAAACCAATGCAACCTTTTCCCTACAAATGCTTCCTGGCAATCATTTCTTTCTACATTCTGCCGAAAATTTGTTACTTTACAGTATTAGTAGAGCGTTGTGCTTAAGTAATAAGTGA
- a CDS encoding class I SAM-dependent methyltransferase yields MVVSSDILRFPSQVFRKVKSVSKRAYLAYPKIVECNLCGWQGRHFISDCWHPYTICPECHSEVRHRLFVATLSSIDGLTYKDIVQNKKVLHFAPEKALKSIFPKYANKYVTADYLVEGLDMKLDISNMSSVQDGAFDLVVACDVLEHVPNDTKAMQEIYRVLSVGGYAIITVPQQENLKQTFEDSTIVSPEEREKVFGQWDHLRIYGDNFPSLLESVGFTVTVVNETNFSQELVNQYVLFPPVLSENPLATNYRKIFFAHKS; encoded by the coding sequence ATGGTAGTTTCCTCTGATATTTTAAGGTTCCCAAGCCAAGTATTTCGCAAAGTAAAGTCAGTATCAAAGCGTGCTTATCTTGCATATCCTAAAATTGTAGAATGCAATCTTTGTGGTTGGCAAGGTAGGCATTTTATTAGTGATTGTTGGCATCCGTATACAATATGTCCTGAATGTCACTCAGAAGTTCGTCATAGATTGTTTGTTGCAACATTATCCTCTATTGATGGATTAACTTACAAAGATATTGTTCAAAATAAAAAAGTTCTTCACTTCGCTCCTGAGAAAGCACTTAAAAGCATATTTCCTAAGTATGCAAATAAGTATGTAACTGCGGACTATCTTGTTGAAGGATTGGATATGAAACTGGATATATCTAATATGTCCTCTGTGCAAGATGGGGCGTTTGACCTAGTAGTTGCTTGTGATGTTCTTGAGCATGTTCCTAATGATACTAAGGCCATGCAGGAAATTTATCGTGTTTTAAGCGTAGGTGGATACGCAATAATAACAGTGCCTCAACAAGAGAATTTAAAACAAACATTCGAGGATTCAACTATTGTTAGTCCTGAAGAACGAGAGAAGGTATTTGGCCAGTGGGATCACTTGCGAATTTACGGAGATAACTTCCCCTCGTTGCTAGAATCAGTTGGTTTTACAGTAACAGTAGTCAATGAAACGAACTTCTCTCAAGAATTAGTTAACCAATATGTTCTATTTCCACCTGTGCTTTCAGAAAATCCTTTAGCTACTAACTATAGGAAAATTTTCTTTGCTCACAAATCTTAG
- a CDS encoding tetratricopeptide repeat protein, giving the protein MTSEQAIVKSEYQAGKFAFERGKYREAVQHLEKASALVARNTRLGGEIQIWLVTAYEAAEQRQEAVALCEQLKRHPHSETSKQARRLLYILQAPQLKRPQEWLTQIPDLGALPDNDSQTRLGSDKVSKKRPSQTPVIPEPIDLSKVNTKDNRFIWVALIAIALTLAGLIWSI; this is encoded by the coding sequence GTGACTTCTGAACAAGCAATCGTTAAAAGCGAGTATCAAGCGGGAAAATTCGCATTTGAACGGGGAAAGTACCGCGAAGCAGTGCAACATCTGGAAAAAGCCAGTGCCCTAGTTGCACGAAATACTCGGTTAGGAGGAGAAATTCAAATATGGTTAGTAACAGCCTATGAAGCTGCAGAACAACGACAAGAAGCTGTAGCACTATGCGAACAACTCAAGCGTCATCCCCATTCTGAAACAAGTAAACAAGCGCGACGATTACTTTACATTTTGCAAGCGCCACAACTCAAACGCCCTCAAGAATGGTTAACACAAATTCCTGACTTGGGTGCGTTACCCGATAATGACAGTCAAACGCGATTGGGTAGTGATAAGGTGAGTAAAAAACGTCCGTCCCAGACGCCAGTGATTCCTGAACCGATTGATCTTAGTAAAGTAAATACAAAAGACAATCGCTTTATCTGGGTAGCACTAATTGCGATCGCTTTAACACTTGCTGGATTGATTTGGTCGATTTGA
- the ppsA gene encoding phosphoenolpyruvate synthase translates to MVKAAAEKSFPSSQARLLILWFDQVGIADIPLVGGKNASLGEMIQQLTSQGVNVPNGFATTSEAYRYFIQAAGLEEQLRSLFFDLDVADVNNLRRVGKQARSLVLNTPFPEDLQQAITEAYQEMCDRYGTDTDVAVRSSATAEDLPDASFAGQQETYLNISGIQRVLEACHRCFASLFTDRAISYRQIKGFDRVDVALSVGVQKMVRSDLATSGVMFSIETETGFQDAALITAAYGLGENVVQGAVNPDEYYVFKPTLKAGFRPILEKRLGSKELKMVYDDGSKLTKNVKVSPEEKNQFALNDEEILQLARWACLIEDHYSQVHDKHTPMDIEWAKDGITQELFIVQARPETVQSQKSTNVLRSYEFTAEVTAKPLVIGRAVGSAIAQGKAHIITDASKIDQFLPGEVLVTDRTDPDWEPIMKKASAMITNQGGRTCHAAIIARELGIPAIVGCGDATTVLQTNQDITISCAEGEEGKVYAGLLPFEVKEIPLENLPRTRTQILMNVGNPQEAFRLAAIPNDGVGLARFEFIIANHIQVHPLALLNYDKLDQFIQAKIAELTALYDDKPQYFVDKLAQGVGRIAAAFYPKPVIVRMSDFKSNEYANLLGGNQFEPDEENPMLGWRGAARYYDAGYRAGFALECQAILRVREEMGLTNVIPMIPFCRTPDEGRMVLAEMATNGLQQGEDLQVYVMCELPNNVIMAEEFAQVFDGFSIGSNDLTQLTLGIDRDSALVARLFDERSAGVKRMVTMAIAAAKKHNRKIGICGQAPSDYPEFAQFLVEQGIDTISLNPDSVLKTMLIVAEAEEAGVHRGND, encoded by the coding sequence ATGGTAAAAGCAGCTGCAGAAAAGTCTTTTCCATCTTCGCAAGCGCGATTGCTGATTCTCTGGTTTGATCAAGTTGGCATTGCGGATATTCCCTTGGTGGGTGGTAAAAATGCCTCGTTGGGAGAGATGATTCAACAGCTAACATCACAAGGTGTCAATGTTCCGAATGGTTTTGCGACAACATCTGAGGCATATCGCTACTTTATTCAAGCAGCGGGGTTAGAAGAACAGTTACGATCGCTCTTTTTTGATCTTGATGTTGCTGATGTCAATAATTTACGCCGAGTTGGCAAACAAGCGCGATCGCTTGTTTTAAATACACCATTTCCTGAAGACTTGCAACAAGCAATTACTGAAGCTTATCAAGAAATGTGCGATCGCTACGGTACAGATACTGATGTTGCAGTGCGTTCGAGTGCAACTGCTGAAGACTTACCCGATGCAAGTTTTGCGGGACAGCAGGAAACATATCTTAATATCAGTGGCATTCAAAGAGTATTAGAAGCCTGCCATCGCTGCTTTGCTTCATTGTTTACCGATCGCGCGATTTCCTATCGCCAAATTAAAGGATTCGATCGCGTTGATGTGGCGCTTTCTGTCGGTGTCCAGAAGATGGTGCGTTCCGATTTAGCAACTTCTGGGGTGATGTTTTCGATTGAAACCGAAACAGGTTTTCAAGATGCAGCGCTGATTACAGCTGCCTATGGATTGGGAGAAAATGTTGTGCAAGGTGCTGTAAATCCCGATGAATACTATGTTTTTAAACCAACTTTAAAAGCAGGATTTCGCCCAATCTTAGAGAAGAGATTGGGAAGTAAAGAATTAAAGATGGTGTATGATGATGGCTCTAAACTAACAAAAAATGTCAAAGTATCGCCCGAAGAAAAAAATCAATTTGCGCTGAATGACGAGGAAATTCTACAACTTGCACGGTGGGCGTGTTTAATTGAAGATCATTATTCGCAAGTCCACGATAAACATACACCGATGGATATTGAATGGGCAAAAGATGGAATTACTCAGGAATTATTTATTGTCCAAGCACGTCCCGAAACTGTGCAGTCGCAAAAAAGTACCAACGTACTGCGTAGCTATGAGTTTACTGCTGAAGTGACGGCAAAACCATTAGTTATTGGACGGGCAGTTGGAAGTGCGATCGCGCAGGGCAAAGCCCACATTATTACCGATGCGAGTAAAATCGATCAATTCCTACCAGGAGAAGTATTAGTTACTGATCGCACCGATCCTGACTGGGAACCAATTATGAAAAAAGCCAGCGCGATGATTACCAATCAAGGCGGGCGTACCTGTCATGCGGCAATTATTGCACGCGAACTGGGAATTCCAGCGATTGTTGGTTGTGGTGATGCGACAACAGTATTACAAACGAATCAAGACATCACAATTTCTTGCGCGGAAGGTGAGGAAGGAAAAGTCTATGCAGGTTTATTACCATTTGAAGTCAAAGAAATTCCGTTAGAAAACTTACCGCGTACCCGCACGCAAATTTTGATGAATGTGGGTAATCCGCAAGAAGCATTTCGCTTAGCTGCAATTCCAAACGATGGTGTGGGATTAGCGCGATTTGAATTTATTATTGCTAACCATATCCAAGTTCACCCGCTAGCTTTATTAAACTACGACAAGTTAGATCAATTTATTCAAGCAAAAATTGCAGAATTAACTGCACTTTACGACGACAAACCACAATATTTTGTTGATAAATTAGCCCAAGGTGTGGGAAGAATTGCCGCAGCTTTTTATCCCAAGCCTGTGATTGTGCGGATGTCTGATTTTAAGAGTAATGAATATGCAAATCTTTTAGGCGGAAATCAATTTGAACCTGATGAAGAAAACCCAATGTTAGGGTGGCGAGGTGCAGCGCGATATTACGACGCAGGCTATCGTGCAGGTTTTGCCTTAGAGTGTCAAGCGATTCTGCGGGTACGCGAGGAAATGGGTTTAACTAATGTGATTCCAATGATTCCTTTTTGTCGTACTCCCGATGAAGGACGAATGGTGTTGGCAGAGATGGCAACAAATGGCTTGCAGCAGGGTGAAGACTTGCAAGTCTACGTGATGTGTGAGTTGCCTAATAATGTGATTATGGCAGAGGAATTTGCCCAAGTTTTCGATGGTTTCTCGATTGGTTCTAATGACTTAACGCAGTTAACTTTGGGAATTGATCGCGATTCTGCACTTGTTGCCAGATTATTTGACGAACGCAGCGCAGGAGTCAAGCGGATGGTAACAATGGCGATCGCCGCTGCAAAAAAACACAATCGCAAAATTGGTATCTGCGGACAAGCACCCAGTGACTATCCTGAGTTTGCGCAGTTTTTAGTCGAACAAGGCATCGATACAATTAGTCTTAATCCTGATTCCGTATTAAAAACAATGCTAATTGTAGCAGAAGCAGAGGAAGCAGGGGTGCACAGGGGCAATGACTAA